In the genome of Pseudomonas putida, one region contains:
- a CDS encoding aminopeptidase yields the protein MQRSSLGPLDRVFIRLVPLLAAVLLNGCSSLGYYGQLAEGQWQLLRARQPVERLLDDPATPVRLRQRLTHAEQARRFASEHLELPDNRSYRVYADLGRPYVVWNVFATPELSLQPVTHCFPIAGCVAYRGYYRQGAARGAAALLRQQGLDTYIGGVEAYSTLGWFDDPILSSMVGWGDERLAAVIFHELAHQRFYVQDDTEFNESFASFVEQEGSRQWRVARGLPAIQEHALRQREQFIQLVLDSRARLEAIYASPRNAAGKRAAKQAEFERLRQAYRQVRDEQWKGDKRYDAWMYGPMNNAKLLPFGLYDQWVPAFAALFGQVGGDWTLFYQRVEALGQLPVEQRKAALGRLAERR from the coding sequence TTGCAGCGCTCAAGCCTTGGGCCTCTCGACCGCGTTTTCATCCGTTTGGTTCCCCTCCTGGCCGCCGTCCTGCTGAACGGTTGCAGCAGCCTTGGCTATTACGGGCAATTGGCCGAGGGGCAATGGCAGCTGTTGCGCGCACGCCAGCCGGTGGAGCGCCTGCTTGATGACCCCGCCACCCCTGTCCGGTTACGCCAGCGGCTGACGCACGCCGAGCAGGCCCGGCGGTTCGCCAGCGAGCATCTGGAACTGCCGGACAACCGCAGCTACCGCGTCTATGCCGATCTGGGCCGGCCCTATGTGGTCTGGAACGTGTTCGCCACGCCGGAGCTTTCCTTGCAGCCGGTGACCCATTGCTTCCCGATTGCCGGTTGCGTGGCCTATCGGGGCTACTACCGGCAAGGCGCCGCCCGGGGCGCTGCGGCGTTGTTGCGTCAGCAGGGGCTGGACACCTACATAGGCGGCGTCGAAGCGTATTCGACCCTGGGCTGGTTCGACGATCCGATCCTTTCCTCGATGGTCGGCTGGGGCGACGAGCGCTTGGCCGCAGTGATCTTCCACGAGCTGGCGCACCAGCGTTTCTATGTGCAGGACGACACTGAATTCAACGAGTCTTTTGCCTCCTTCGTCGAGCAGGAGGGATCGCGGCAATGGCGCGTGGCGCGTGGGCTTCCAGCGATTCAGGAGCATGCGCTGCGCCAGCGTGAGCAGTTCATTCAGCTGGTGCTGGACAGCCGGGCGCGGCTTGAGGCGATCTATGCGAGCCCACGCAACGCGGCGGGCAAGCGGGCGGCCAAGCAGGCGGAGTTCGAACGGCTACGCCAGGCCTATCGGCAGGTGCGTGATGAGCAGTGGAAGGGAGACAAGCGCTATGACGCCTGGATGTACGGGCCGATGAACAACGCCAAGCTGTTGCCGTTCGGGCTGTATGACCAGTGGGTGCCGGCGTTTGCGGCGCTGTTTGGGCAAGTGGGCGGCGACTGGACGCTGTTCTATCAGCGGGTCGAGGCCTTGGGGCAGTTGCCGGTCGAACAGCGCAAGGCAGCGCTGGGTCGGCTGGCTGAGAGGCGGTGA
- a CDS encoding DUF883 family protein yields MAYNSLRKASLESMEAEIESLLKTLEHLKHDASEESQKSMKAIRSNAENALRQSRTLMGEAYEEVKARTRQTGIATRDYAQEHPWTTAGIAIGALGLLAAWLMCKRN; encoded by the coding sequence ATGGCCTACAACTCGCTGCGTAAAGCGTCGCTGGAAAGCATGGAGGCGGAGATCGAAAGCCTGCTCAAGACCCTCGAACACCTCAAGCACGACGCCTCGGAAGAGTCGCAGAAATCCATGAAAGCGATCCGCAGCAACGCCGAAAACGCGCTCAGGCAGTCACGCACCCTGATGGGCGAGGCCTATGAAGAAGTAAAAGCCCGCACCCGCCAGACCGGCATCGCCACCCGCGATTACGCCCAGGAACACCCCTGGACCACCGCAGGCATCGCCATCGGTGCCCTTGGCCTGCTGGCCGCCTGGCTGATGTGCAAGCGCAACTAG
- a CDS encoding HAD family hydrolase: MQQQNILFDLDGTLTDPRLGITRSIQYALAKLGIDEPDLTRLEHFIGPPLLQAFMQFYGFDEAKAWEAVNFYRERFRVTGLYENLVFDGVPELLEALNSQGRTLYIATSKPWEFAREIARHFAFDHHFKVIYGSELDGTRTNKVELIRHLLDEEGLDPDQTLMIGDRKHDLIGARSNGLQAVAVGYGFGSHEELTAEAPAFHFQTVAQMHQAFISR; this comes from the coding sequence ATGCAGCAGCAGAACATCCTCTTCGACCTCGACGGCACACTGACCGACCCGCGCCTGGGTATCACCCGCTCGATCCAATACGCCCTGGCCAAGCTAGGCATCGACGAGCCGGACCTGACCCGTCTCGAACACTTCATCGGCCCACCCTTGCTGCAGGCCTTCATGCAGTTCTATGGCTTCGACGAAGCCAAGGCCTGGGAGGCGGTGAACTTCTACCGTGAGCGCTTCCGCGTCACCGGCTTGTACGAAAACCTGGTGTTCGACGGCGTGCCAGAGCTGCTCGAAGCCCTCAACAGCCAAGGCCGCACGCTGTACATCGCCACCTCGAAGCCCTGGGAGTTCGCCCGCGAGATCGCCCGGCACTTCGCCTTCGACCATCACTTCAAGGTGATCTACGGCAGCGAACTGGACGGCACCCGCACCAACAAGGTCGAGCTGATTCGCCACCTGCTGGACGAAGAAGGGCTGGACCCGGACCAGACGCTGATGATCGGTGACCGCAAGCACGACCTGATCGGCGCGCGCAGCAACGGGCTGCAGGCGGTGGCGGTGGGGTATGGCTTCGGCAGCCATGAAGAGCTGACGGCCGAAGCGCCGGCGTTCCACTTCCAGACCGTGGCGCAGATGCACCAAGCGTTTATCAGCCGTTGA
- a CDS encoding gamma carbonic anhydrase family protein: MAIRRFAQHTPKVGPRVFVDRSAVVLGDVEIGEDSSVWPLTVVRGDMHHIRIGARTSVQDGSVLHITHAGPFNPDGFPLLIGDDVTIGHKVMLHGCTLGNRILVGMGCTIMDGAVVEDEVIIGAGSLVPPGKRLESGYLYVGSPAKQARPLTDKERAFFPYSAANYVKLKDQHLAEGYDQPE, encoded by the coding sequence ATGGCCATCCGACGCTTTGCACAACACACTCCGAAAGTTGGACCCCGGGTTTTCGTCGACCGTTCGGCGGTGGTGCTGGGGGACGTGGAGATCGGTGAGGACAGCTCGGTCTGGCCGCTGACGGTCGTTCGCGGCGACATGCACCACATCCGCATCGGCGCGCGCACCAGCGTGCAGGACGGCAGCGTACTGCACATCACCCATGCCGGCCCGTTCAATCCGGACGGTTTCCCGCTGTTGATCGGCGATGATGTGACCATCGGTCACAAAGTCATGCTGCATGGCTGTACCCTGGGTAATCGCATCCTGGTCGGCATGGGTTGCACGATCATGGATGGCGCCGTGGTGGAAGACGAGGTGATCATCGGTGCCGGCAGCCTGGTCCCTCCCGGAAAACGCCTGGAGAGCGGCTACCTGTATGTCGGCAGCCCGGCAAAACAGGCCCGTCCGCTGACCGACAAGGAGCGCGCCTTCTTCCCCTACAGCGCCGCCAACTACGTCAAGCTCAAGGACCAGCACCTGGCCGAAGGCTACGACCAACCGGAATGA
- a CDS encoding dodecin — protein sequence MSDHRTYKKIELVGSSPTSIEDAINNALAEAGKSIKHLEWFEVVDTRGHIRDNQAAHFQVTLKVGFRIANS from the coding sequence ATGTCCGATCATCGCACCTACAAGAAGATCGAGCTGGTCGGGTCCTCACCCACCAGCATCGAGGACGCGATCAACAATGCCCTGGCCGAAGCCGGCAAGAGCATCAAGCACCTGGAGTGGTTCGAGGTCGTCGATACCCGCGGTCATATCCGCGATAACCAGGCTGCGCACTTCCAGGTCACGCTGAAGGTTGGTTTCCGCATCGCCAATAGCTGA
- a CDS encoding OsmC family protein, which produces MKKTASAIWQGGLKDGKGSLSTESGALKQNPYGFNTRFEGSPGTNPEELIGAAHAGCFSMALSMMLGEAGLTAQRIDTIAEVSLDKQPDGFAITAVHLILKAKVPGASEVQFQEIANKAKAGCPVSKVLKATISLDATLVA; this is translated from the coding sequence ATGAAAAAGACAGCATCGGCGATCTGGCAAGGCGGGCTCAAGGACGGCAAGGGCTCACTCTCTACCGAGAGCGGGGCGCTCAAGCAGAATCCCTATGGCTTCAACACCCGTTTCGAAGGCTCGCCAGGGACCAACCCGGAGGAACTGATCGGTGCGGCGCATGCGGGGTGCTTCTCGATGGCCCTGTCGATGATGCTGGGCGAGGCGGGATTGACCGCGCAGCGCATCGACACCATTGCCGAGGTGAGTCTGGACAAACAGCCGGACGGCTTTGCTATCACCGCCGTACACCTGATCCTCAAGGCCAAGGTGCCTGGCGCGAGCGAGGTGCAGTTCCAGGAGATCGCCAACAAGGCCAAGGCCGGCTGCCCGGTGTCCAAGGTGCTCAAAGCCACGATCAGCCTGGACGCGACGTTGGTTGCCTAG
- a CDS encoding LysR family transcriptional regulator gives MRQDLPPLNALRAFEATARLNSVSQAAELLHVTHGAVSRQIKVLEEHLGVALFVKDGRGIKLTDAGVRLRDASFDAFDRLRTVCSELSRDVNEAPFVLGCSGSLLARWFIPRLGRLKADLPELRLHLSAGEGDLDPRRPGLDALLVYAEPPWPADMQVHVLAQERIGPVVSPHFAGFERLREAPATALLDEALLHTTSRPQAWPTWAEQQGLDPAALTFGQAFEHLYYLLEAAVAGLGVAIAPQPLVADDLRAGRLSAPWGFSPTRAALALWVPRRAADGRAEQLAQWLHNELELQMA, from the coding sequence ATGCGCCAGGATCTCCCTCCCCTCAACGCGTTGCGCGCCTTCGAGGCCACTGCGAGGCTCAACAGCGTCAGCCAGGCCGCCGAGCTTTTGCACGTCACCCATGGTGCTGTCAGTCGTCAGATCAAGGTGCTCGAAGAGCATCTGGGCGTGGCGCTGTTCGTCAAGGACGGGCGAGGCATCAAACTCACAGATGCCGGTGTTCGCCTGCGCGATGCGAGTTTCGATGCATTCGACCGGTTGCGCACGGTCTGCTCGGAACTCAGCCGCGACGTCAACGAGGCGCCGTTCGTGCTGGGGTGCTCCGGCAGTCTGCTGGCGCGCTGGTTCATCCCTCGCCTGGGGCGGCTGAAGGCCGATCTGCCGGAGCTGCGCCTGCACCTGTCCGCGGGTGAAGGCGATCTGGACCCCCGCCGCCCTGGCCTGGATGCCTTGTTGGTATACGCCGAGCCGCCATGGCCTGCGGACATGCAGGTCCATGTGCTGGCGCAGGAACGCATCGGACCAGTGGTGAGCCCTCACTTCGCGGGATTCGAGCGTTTGCGTGAAGCGCCGGCCACGGCCCTGCTCGATGAAGCCCTGCTGCACACCACTTCGCGACCGCAGGCCTGGCCGACCTGGGCCGAGCAGCAAGGATTGGACCCGGCAGCGCTGACGTTCGGCCAGGCCTTCGAGCATCTGTATTACCTGTTGGAGGCGGCGGTTGCCGGTCTGGGCGTGGCCATCGCGCCGCAACCGCTGGTGGCGGATGACCTGCGGGCCGGGCGGCTGAGCGCACCGTGGGGGTTCTCGCCTACCCGCGCGGCATTGGCACTGTGGGTGCCGCGACGCGCCGCGGATGGGCGCGCCGAACAGTTGGCGCAGTGGCTGCACAATGAATTGGAACTGCAGATGGCCTAG
- a CDS encoding DUF1161 domain-containing protein — MKKLILAVGLMALAGGAFAAGKPCEELKAEIAAKLDAKGVKGYTLEIVNKGEPAGKVVGSCEGGTKEIVYRRG; from the coding sequence ATGAAGAAACTGATTCTGGCGGTGGGATTGATGGCGTTGGCAGGCGGTGCGTTTGCGGCTGGGAAACCGTGCGAAGAGCTCAAGGCCGAAATCGCGGCGAAGCTCGATGCCAAGGGCGTGAAAGGCTACACGCTGGAGATCGTCAACAAGGGCGAGCCGGCCGGCAAGGTGGTCGGCAGTTGTGAGGGCGGCACCAAGGAAATCGTCTATCGACGGGGCTGA
- the prlC gene encoding oligopeptidase A, with protein sequence MSANNPLLQSYDLPPFSAIRAEHVLPAIEQILADNRKAIAQILEQQGQNPTWAGLVLAMDELNDRLGAAWSPVSHLNAVCNSKELREAYESCLPALSAYSTELGQNRALFEAYEALAKSPEAAGFDVAQKTIIDHALRDFRLSGIDLPADKQQRYAEVQSRLSELGSRFSNQLLDATQAWTKHVTDEAQLAGLTDSAKAQMAAAAQAKDLDGWLITLEFPSYYAVMTYANDRALREELYAAYCTRASDQGPNAGQFDNGPVMSEILDLRQELAELLGYKNYAELSLATKMAESSDQVLSFLRDLAKRSKPFAAQDLEQLKAYAAEQGCPELSSWDAGYYGEKLREQRYSVSQEALRAYFPIDKVLSGLFTIVQRLYGIEIAELKGFDTWHPDVRLFEIKENGQHVGRFFFDLYARANKRGGAWMDGARDRRRTAAGSLQSPVANLVCNFTPAAPGKPALLTHDEVTTLFHEFGHGLHHLLTRIEHAGVSGINGVAWDAVELPSQFMENWCWEPEGLALISGHYETGKPLPQDLLDKMLAAKNFQSGMMMVRQLEFSLFDFELHANHGDGRSVLQVLEGVRDEVSVMRPPAYNRFPNSFAHIFAGGYAAGYYSYKWAEVLSADAFSRFEEEGVLNAETGRAFREAILARGGSREPMVLFVDFRGREPSIDALLRHSGLTEDAAA encoded by the coding sequence GTGAGTGCGAACAACCCGCTTCTGCAGTCCTACGATCTGCCGCCCTTCTCGGCGATCCGTGCCGAACACGTGCTGCCGGCGATCGAGCAAATCCTGGCCGACAACCGAAAAGCCATTGCCCAGATCCTCGAACAGCAAGGCCAGAACCCCACCTGGGCCGGCCTGGTGCTGGCGATGGACGAACTCAACGACCGCCTGGGCGCCGCCTGGAGCCCGGTCAGCCACCTCAATGCGGTGTGCAACAGCAAAGAGCTGCGCGAGGCCTACGAGTCCTGCCTGCCCGCGCTGAGCGCCTACTCCACCGAACTGGGGCAGAACCGCGCCCTGTTCGAGGCCTATGAAGCCCTGGCCAAGAGCCCGGAAGCCGCAGGCTTCGACGTGGCGCAGAAGACCATCATCGACCATGCCCTGCGTGATTTCCGTCTGTCGGGTATCGACCTGCCGGCCGACAAGCAGCAGCGTTACGCCGAGGTACAAAGCCGCCTCAGCGAGCTGGGCAGCCGCTTCTCCAACCAGTTGTTGGACGCTACCCAGGCCTGGACCAAGCACGTCACCGACGAAGCGCAGCTCGCCGGCCTGACCGACTCGGCCAAGGCGCAGATGGCCGCCGCTGCCCAGGCCAAAGATCTGGACGGCTGGCTGATCACCCTGGAGTTCCCCAGCTACTACGCGGTGATGACCTACGCCAATGACCGCGCCCTGCGCGAAGAGCTCTACGCCGCCTATTGCACCCGCGCCTCCGACCAAGGCCCGAATGCCGGCCAGTTCGACAACGGCCCGGTGATGAGCGAAATCCTCGACCTGCGCCAGGAACTCGCCGAGCTGCTGGGCTACAAGAACTACGCCGAGCTGAGCCTGGCCACCAAAATGGCTGAGTCCAGTGACCAGGTGCTGAGCTTCCTGCGGGACCTGGCCAAGCGCAGTAAACCATTCGCCGCCCAGGATCTGGAGCAGCTCAAGGCCTACGCCGCCGAGCAGGGCTGCCCCGAGCTGTCGAGCTGGGACGCCGGCTACTACGGCGAGAAACTGCGTGAGCAGCGCTACAGCGTCTCCCAGGAGGCCCTGCGCGCCTACTTCCCGATCGACAAGGTCCTCTCGGGCCTGTTCACCATCGTGCAGCGTCTGTACGGCATCGAGATTGCCGAACTCAAGGGCTTCGACACCTGGCACCCGGATGTGCGTCTGTTCGAGATCAAGGAAAACGGCCAGCACGTGGGCCGCTTCTTCTTCGACCTGTACGCCCGCGCCAACAAGCGTGGCGGTGCCTGGATGGACGGCGCCCGTGACCGTCGCCGTACCGCGGCCGGCAGCTTGCAGAGCCCAGTGGCGAACCTGGTGTGCAACTTCACCCCGGCCGCGCCCGGCAAGCCGGCGCTGCTGACCCATGACGAAGTCACCACCTTGTTCCACGAGTTCGGCCATGGCCTGCACCACCTGCTCACCCGTATCGAGCATGCGGGCGTTTCCGGCATCAACGGTGTTGCCTGGGACGCGGTGGAGCTGCCGAGCCAGTTCATGGAGAACTGGTGCTGGGAGCCTGAAGGCCTGGCCTTGATTTCCGGCCACTACGAGACCGGCAAGCCCCTGCCCCAGGACCTGCTGGACAAGATGCTGGCTGCCAAGAACTTCCAGTCGGGCATGATGATGGTGCGCCAGCTGGAGTTCTCGCTGTTCGATTTCGAGCTGCACGCCAACCACGGCGATGGCCGCAGCGTATTGCAGGTGCTCGAGGGCGTGCGCGACGAGGTGTCGGTGATGCGACCGCCTGCCTACAACCGCTTCCCCAACAGCTTCGCCCACATCTTCGCGGGCGGTTACGCAGCCGGTTACTACAGCTACAAATGGGCTGAAGTGCTCTCGGCTGATGCATTCTCGCGTTTTGAGGAAGAAGGTGTGCTCAATGCCGAGACCGGTCGTGCCTTCCGCGAGGCGATCCTGGCCCGTGGCGGTTCCCGTGAGCCGATGGTGCTGTTCGTCGACTTCCGTGGCCGCGAGCCGTCCATCGATGCGCTGCTGCGCCATAGTGGTCTGACCGAGGACGCGGCGGCATGA
- a CDS encoding DUF1161 domain-containing protein: MIRVATAMLVSLLATTALAAPKPCEELKAEIEAKIQAAGVTSYTLEIVPNGEVRDQNMIVGSCDGGTKKIIYQKNDR; encoded by the coding sequence ATGATCCGCGTTGCAACCGCCATGCTGGTTTCCCTGCTGGCTACGACCGCCTTGGCCGCGCCCAAGCCGTGCGAAGAACTCAAAGCCGAGATCGAAGCGAAGATCCAGGCTGCGGGCGTGACGTCCTATACCTTGGAAATCGTGCCCAATGGCGAGGTCCGCGACCAGAACATGATCGTCGGCAGCTGCGATGGGGGTACCAAGAAGATCATCTATCAGAAGAATGACCGTTAG
- a CDS encoding LLM class flavin-dependent oxidoreductase: MTHLRDLKISTLDLVPVRADGGPAQSLRNSLDLAQHVERWGYNRFWVAEHHNMDGIASSATSVLIGYLAGGTSRIRIGSGGVMLPNHAPLVIAEQFGTLASLYPGRIDLGLGRAPGSDQMTARALRRERSGSADDFPDDVEELSRYLGPRTPDQKVIAVPGHDTEVPIWLLGSSLFSAQLAGMRGLPYAFASHFAPRYMHEAIRIYRDHFKPSTVLEKPYVMLGVPMVVADTDEHAQYLATSVYQRILALIRGQSLMQRPPVPSMDGLWLPHERDAVGSFLGLAMIGSAQKVRAKVQVLLEQTGADELIFTCDLYEHADRLRAYELMAQALKTE; the protein is encoded by the coding sequence ATGACGCACCTGCGTGACCTGAAGATTTCCACCCTCGACCTGGTACCGGTGCGCGCCGACGGCGGGCCGGCGCAGTCGCTGCGCAACTCGCTGGATCTGGCGCAGCACGTCGAGCGCTGGGGCTACAACCGCTTCTGGGTGGCCGAACACCACAATATGGACGGCATCGCCAGCTCCGCCACTTCGGTGCTGATCGGCTATCTGGCCGGCGGAACCTCGCGCATCCGCATCGGTTCTGGCGGCGTGATGCTCCCCAACCATGCGCCCCTGGTGATCGCCGAGCAGTTCGGCACCTTGGCGAGCCTGTACCCAGGCCGTATCGACTTGGGCCTTGGCCGCGCGCCCGGCTCCGACCAGATGACCGCCCGCGCCTTGCGTCGCGAGCGTTCCGGCAGCGCCGACGACTTCCCGGATGATGTCGAGGAATTGTCGCGCTATCTGGGCCCTCGCACGCCGGATCAGAAAGTCATCGCCGTACCCGGCCATGACACCGAGGTACCGATCTGGCTCCTGGGTTCCAGCCTGTTCAGCGCCCAGCTCGCCGGAATGCGCGGGCTACCCTATGCCTTCGCCTCGCACTTCGCCCCGCGCTACATGCACGAGGCGATCCGCATCTATCGCGACCATTTCAAGCCCTCGACCGTGCTCGAAAAACCCTACGTGATGCTAGGTGTGCCGATGGTCGTGGCCGACACCGATGAACACGCCCAGTACCTGGCCACGTCCGTGTACCAGCGCATCCTCGCGCTGATACGTGGCCAGAGCCTGATGCAGCGCCCACCGGTGCCGAGCATGGACGGCTTGTGGCTGCCCCACGAGCGCGATGCGGTGGGCAGTTTCCTGGGCCTGGCGATGATCGGCAGTGCGCAGAAGGTGCGAGCCAAGGTGCAAGTGCTGCTGGAGCAGACCGGCGCCGATGAGCTGATCTTCACCTGTGATCTGTACGAGCATGCGGATCGGTTACGCGCGTACGAGCTGATGGCCCAGGCGCTCAAGACCGAGTAG
- a CDS encoding YheV family putative zinc ribbon protein — MSEVPVSKTKKRFIAGAVCPACSEPDKLMMWNEDGVPHRECVACGFTDTLNEQGLSVPTELGTRVNHLAPKAAPAKVQTVQFFPNPKLKKPAE, encoded by the coding sequence ATGAGCGAGGTTCCAGTGAGCAAAACCAAGAAGCGCTTCATCGCCGGGGCGGTCTGCCCGGCGTGCAGCGAGCCTGACAAGCTGATGATGTGGAACGAAGACGGCGTACCGCACCGCGAGTGCGTGGCCTGTGGGTTCACCGACACCCTGAACGAACAGGGCCTGTCGGTACCTACCGAGCTGGGCACCCGGGTCAATCACCTGGCGCCCAAGGCGGCACCGGCCAAGGTGCAGACCGTGCAGTTCTTCCCCAATCCGAAGCTGAAGAAACCGGCCGAATAA
- the trpB gene encoding tryptophan synthase subunit beta, translating into MTQTQYRTGPDANGLFGSFGGRYVAETLMPLVLDLAREYEAAKADPKFLEELAYFQRDYIGRPNPLYFAERLTEHCGGAKIFFKREELNHTGAHKVNNCIGQVLLAKRMGKKRLIAETGAGMHGVATATVAARFGLPCVIYMGATDIERQQANVFRMKLLGAEIVPVTAGTGTLKDAMNEALRDWVTNVDDTFYLIGTVAGPHPYPAMVRDFQSIIGKETRAQLHEKEGRLPDSLIACVGGGSNAMGLFHDFLDDASVQIIGVEAGGHGVNTDKHAASLNGGVPGVLHGNRTYLLQDEDGQITDAHSISAGLDYPGIGPEHAYLHEVKRVEYVSITDDEALDAFHTCCRLEGIIPALESSHALAEAIKRAPNLPKDHLMVVCLSGRGDKDMQTVMNHMAAQEKQP; encoded by the coding sequence ATGACCCAGACCCAATACCGTACCGGCCCCGATGCCAACGGCCTGTTCGGCTCGTTCGGCGGCCGCTACGTGGCCGAAACCCTGATGCCACTGGTCCTGGACCTGGCCCGCGAGTACGAAGCGGCCAAGGCCGATCCGAAGTTCCTCGAAGAACTGGCCTACTTCCAGCGCGACTACATCGGCCGGCCCAACCCGCTGTACTTCGCCGAACGCCTGACCGAACACTGCGGCGGTGCGAAGATCTTCTTCAAACGTGAAGAGCTCAACCACACCGGCGCGCACAAGGTGAACAACTGCATCGGTCAGGTGCTGCTGGCCAAGCGCATGGGCAAGAAACGCCTGATCGCCGAAACCGGTGCCGGCATGCACGGCGTGGCCACTGCCACCGTTGCCGCACGCTTCGGCCTGCCCTGCGTGATCTACATGGGTGCCACCGACATCGAGCGCCAGCAGGCCAACGTGTTCCGCATGAAGCTGCTGGGCGCCGAGATCGTTCCGGTCACCGCTGGCACCGGCACCCTCAAGGACGCCATGAACGAGGCCCTGCGCGACTGGGTCACCAACGTCGACGACACCTTCTACCTGATCGGCACCGTGGCCGGCCCCCACCCGTACCCGGCGATGGTCCGCGACTTCCAGTCGATCATCGGCAAGGAAACCCGCGCCCAACTGCACGAGAAGGAAGGCCGCCTGCCTGACAGCCTGATCGCCTGCGTTGGCGGTGGCTCCAACGCCATGGGCCTGTTCCACGATTTCCTCGATGACGCCAGCGTGCAGATCATCGGCGTCGAAGCCGGTGGTCATGGCGTGAACACCGACAAGCATGCCGCCAGCCTCAACGGCGGCGTCCCGGGCGTGCTGCACGGCAACCGCACTTACCTGCTGCAGGACGAGGACGGCCAGATCACCGATGCCCACTCGATCTCTGCCGGCCTGGACTACCCCGGCATCGGCCCCGAGCACGCCTACCTGCACGAAGTGAAGCGCGTCGAATACGTCAGCATCACCGACGACGAAGCGCTCGACGCCTTCCACACCTGCTGTCGCCTGGAAGGCATCATCCCGGCCCTGGAGAGCTCCCACGCCCTGGCCGAGGCGATCAAGCGCGCACCCAACCTGCCCAAGGACCACCTGATGGTCGTGTGCCTGTCCGGCCGTGGCGACAAAGACATGCAAACCGTGATGAACCATATGGCCGCCCAGGAGAAACAGCCATGA